A DNA window from Methanobrevibacter thaueri contains the following coding sequences:
- a CDS encoding nicotianamine synthase family protein, producing MSCYKYWGKLEEIANKLSSYGDLDKYGNSELDDINIDEIIEILDDVEIIAHDKTIDFDSAKHILDDEKMNKALKLIRKFYVYVGARLETENALKILESENPTETLDSFHFYDRYIGLVENESQLAKFNEEKTFLFLGSGPLPLTLIMFNKVFGCKCIGIEQQQDVADLSVKVLKRLGLDEDIRIVVGDETAIQDLDYDILMVAALAEPKERVFSNIWQYVDEKTPVIYRTYTGMRAILYSPVLDKDTRGFHKEVMMLPSGKTNNTSVLIRKIV from the coding sequence ATGAGCTGCTACAAATATTGGGGAAAACTAGAGGAAATTGCAAACAAATTATCTTCCTATGGAGATTTAGACAAATACGGAAATTCCGAACTGGATGATATAAACATCGATGAAATCATTGAGATATTGGATGATGTGGAAATCATAGCTCACGACAAGACAATTGATTTCGATTCAGCAAAACATATCCTTGACGATGAGAAAATGAACAAGGCATTGAAATTGATCAGAAAGTTTTATGTTTATGTTGGAGCCAGGCTTGAAACAGAAAACGCCCTGAAGATTTTGGAATCAGAAAATCCAACGGAAACCCTTGATTCATTTCATTTTTACGACAGATATATCGGGCTTGTCGAAAACGAAAGCCAACTTGCCAAATTCAATGAGGAGAAAACATTCTTATTCTTAGGCTCAGGACCTCTCCCATTGACATTGATAATGTTCAACAAGGTATTCGGATGCAAATGCATAGGCATTGAACAGCAACAGGATGTTGCGGATCTCTCAGTGAAGGTTTTAAAAAGACTTGGACTTGATGAAGACATCAGGATTGTTGTCGGTGACGAAACAGCCATCCAGGACTTGGATTATGATATCCTGATGGTCGCTGCACTTGCGGAACCTAAGGAAAGGGTCTTTTCAAACATATGGCAATATGTGGACGAAAAAACACCTGTCATTTACAGAACATACACCGGAATGAGGGCCATACTATACTCACCTGTCCTTGACAAGGACACAAGGGGATTTCACAAGGAAGTCATGATGCTGCCTTCCGGAAAAACAAACAACACTTCCGTTTTAATCAGAAAAATCGTTTGA
- a CDS encoding ABC transporter substrate-binding protein, with amino-acid sequence MDTKYIIGIIAVIIIAIIAGAVLMGGSHTERADDGLVVAAYSHGGEPEAGFDPILGWNYYAEPLIQSTLLKMTKGMDYENDLATSWEANSDFTEYTVKLRDGVKFTDNTTLDAEDVAFTYNEAKASGASLDLSSMDNATATDKNTVKFELNRPDSTFIDKMAYIGIVPSDSYNNETYGANPVGSGPYKFVQWDKGQQVILEKNPDYYGKQPEFNKLTILFAQNDAAFNAVKNHEVDVGAVPLAYANETVDGYTMFLQDTIDVRGISLPVQNNTGATTEEGNPMGNNITADKAIREALNYGIDRTAISDGALNGFGYPNFDGIAHQLPWANKEATIEDGDVDKAKDILKQGGWEDTDGDGIVEKDGQKASINLYYSSDASERQAIAVTVAEQAKEFGIEVNATGSNWDEMDAIKNTDPIVWGFGSTDPSTMWSEYYSDQAGVGYNNPALINNSAVDAHIDNAMKTDRNSSFAEWSAVSWDGNTGISPKGDAAWLWVGEIKYGYYVDDSLDISNDTQLLQPHGGDIFGNIYDWHRVSSIEK; translated from the coding sequence ATGGATACAAAATACATTATTGGAATAATTGCTGTAATTATCATTGCTATAATTGCTGGCGCAGTCCTCATGGGAGGATCACATACTGAAAGAGCTGACGATGGATTAGTAGTTGCTGCTTACAGTCACGGAGGAGAACCGGAAGCCGGTTTCGATCCTATACTTGGGTGGAACTATTATGCAGAACCATTAATCCAATCAACCTTGTTGAAAATGACAAAGGGCATGGATTATGAAAATGATTTGGCTACCAGCTGGGAAGCTAATAGTGACTTTACAGAATATACCGTAAAACTCAGAGACGGCGTTAAATTCACAGACAACACAACTTTAGATGCGGAAGATGTTGCATTCACATACAACGAAGCTAAAGCTAGTGGTGCAAGTCTCGATTTAAGCAGTATGGACAACGCTACTGCAACAGATAAGAATACTGTTAAATTCGAATTAAACAGACCAGATTCCACATTTATTGATAAAATGGCATACATTGGTATCGTACCATCAGATTCATATAACAATGAAACATATGGTGCAAATCCAGTGGGTTCCGGACCTTATAAATTCGTACAATGGGACAAAGGTCAACAAGTGATTTTGGAGAAAAATCCTGATTACTATGGAAAACAACCAGAATTCAACAAATTAACTATCTTATTCGCACAAAACGATGCTGCCTTCAATGCAGTTAAAAATCATGAAGTAGATGTTGGTGCAGTACCTTTAGCATATGCTAATGAAACTGTTGACGGATACACCATGTTCCTACAGGACACCATTGACGTAAGAGGTATTTCATTACCTGTTCAAAACAACACCGGTGCCACAACTGAAGAAGGAAACCCAATGGGTAACAACATAACTGCTGACAAAGCAATCAGAGAAGCATTAAACTATGGTATTGACAGAACTGCAATATCAGATGGTGCACTAAACGGATTTGGATACCCTAACTTCGACGGAATTGCACACCAATTACCATGGGCAAATAAAGAAGCAACCATTGAAGACGGAGACGTTGACAAAGCTAAAGACATCTTAAAACAAGGTGGATGGGAAGACACCGATGGTGATGGAATAGTAGAAAAAGACGGACAAAAAGCATCCATCAACTTATACTACTCATCAGATGCATCTGAAAGACAAGCAATTGCCGTAACTGTTGCTGAACAAGCAAAAGAGTTTGGAATTGAAGTGAATGCCACCGGTTCCAACTGGGACGAAATGGACGCTATAAAAAATACTGACCCAATCGTATGGGGATTCGGTTCAACCGATCCATCCACAATGTGGTCTGAATACTACAGTGACCAAGCAGGAGTTGGATACAACAACCCAGCTCTCATTAACAACAGCGCAGTCGATGCACACATCGATAACGCTATGAAAACAGACCGTAACTCTTCATTCGCTGAATGGTCTGCTGTCTCATGGGATGGAAATACAGGTATTTCACCTAAAGGTGACGCAGCATGGTTATGGGTTGGAGAAATTAAATACGGATACTACGTGGACGACAGTTTAGATATTTCCAACGACACACAACTATTGCAACCTCACGGTGGAGATATCTTCGGAAACATCTACGACTGGCATCGCGTTTCTTCAATTGAAAAATAA
- a CDS encoding ABC transporter ATP-binding protein, which translates to MELKATNISFKYPLAKEYLLKDINIHLDNNKIMGLVGDSGVGKSTLCEILSGYYPNFEGSVELDGQKLPEKEFCPVQLIYQHPEKVMNPKWKMKDVLEESWNVDDQLLSDFGIQKSWFTRFPQELSGGELQRFSVLRALNPKTKFLIADEMTTMLDAITQVQILDAVLKIVKQRKMGFLLVSHDMDLVNTICDDVIYFNDINGI; encoded by the coding sequence ATGGAACTTAAAGCAACAAACATTTCATTTAAATATCCTTTAGCAAAAGAGTACCTATTAAAGGATATCAACATACATCTGGACAACAATAAAATCATGGGTTTAGTTGGAGACAGTGGGGTAGGAAAATCCACACTATGCGAAATCCTATCCGGATACTATCCAAACTTTGAGGGTAGCGTAGAACTTGACGGACAAAAACTGCCTGAAAAGGAATTCTGTCCGGTACAGTTAATTTACCAACATCCTGAAAAAGTTATGAATCCAAAATGGAAAATGAAAGACGTTTTAGAGGAATCCTGGAACGTGGATGATCAATTACTGTCCGACTTTGGAATTCAGAAATCCTGGTTTACCAGATTCCCACAGGAATTGTCCGGAGGCGAACTTCAAAGATTTTCAGTCTTAAGAGCATTGAACCCGAAAACCAAATTCCTAATTGCAGATGAAATGACCACCATGCTTGACGCAATCACCCAGGTGCAAATTTTAGATGCAGTGTTAAAAATAGTAAAACAAAGGAAAATGGGATTCTTGCTTGTAAGCCACGACATGGATCTTGTAAACACCATATGTGACGACGTAATCTATTTTAATGATATTAATGGTATTTAA
- the rhuM gene encoding virulence RhuM family protein gives MKENQITRTLLYIGDEGEVSIDVIIDPERETMWATQKTMAELFNVKENTITYHLKNIFKDEELNENSVTRKIRVTASDGKKYNTGFYNLDAIISVGYRVNSKNATRFRIWATGILKEFIVKGFVLDDELLKNGSRFGKDYFHDVLERIREIRVSERRFYEKLTDLYATSHDYNKNAEITQEFYSKVQNKLHYAVSGMTAPEIIKNRASSDKENMGLTSWKHSPDGKIQLSDTKVAKNYLSESELSELNKLVELYLNFAELQATREIPMSMKDWAEQLDKFLDFVGYQILKGKGKVSRSEINEFVKLEFDKFRPIQDELYKSDYNEFEERTRKLLNN, from the coding sequence ATGAAAGAAAATCAGATAACAAGAACTTTGTTGTATATAGGTGATGAAGGAGAAGTGTCTATAGATGTAATCATAGATCCTGAAAGAGAAACTATGTGGGCTACTCAAAAGACAATGGCGGAATTGTTTAATGTAAAAGAGAATACAATCACTTATCATCTAAAAAATATTTTTAAAGATGAGGAATTAAATGAAAATTCAGTTACTCGAAAAATTCGAGTAACTGCATCTGATGGTAAAAAATATAATACTGGTTTTTATAATTTGGATGCAATAATCTCTGTAGGTTACAGAGTTAACTCTAAAAATGCTACACGCTTTAGAATTTGGGCTACTGGTATTCTAAAAGAATTTATAGTTAAAGGATTTGTTTTAGATGATGAATTATTAAAAAATGGTTCGAGATTTGGAAAAGACTATTTTCATGATGTGCTTGAAAGAATTCGTGAAATAAGAGTTTCTGAAAGACGATTCTATGAAAAATTAACTGACTTGTATGCGACAAGTCACGATTATAACAAAAATGCCGAGATCACACAGGAATTTTATTCTAAAGTTCAGAACAAACTTCATTATGCGGTATCTGGCATGACTGCACCGGAGATAATCAAAAATCGTGCAAGCAGTGATAAAGAAAATATGGGTTTGACTTCTTGGAAGCATTCTCCAGATGGTAAAATTCAATTAAGCGATACAAAAGTTGCAAAAAATTACTTATCTGAATCTGAACTTTCAGAACTTAACAAACTCGTGGAATTGTACCTCAATTTTGCAGAACTTCAAGCAACAAGGGAAATTCCTATGAGCATGAAGGATTGGGCAGAACAATTGGACAAATTTTTAGACTTTGTTGGATATCAAATCTTAAAAGGCAAAGGAAAGGTCAGTAGGAGTGAAATTAATGAATTTGTCAAATTAGAATTTGATAAATTCAGGCCAATTCAGGATGAATTATATAAATCAGACTATAATGAATTTGAAGAAAGGACTAGAAAACTGTTAAATAATTAA
- a CDS encoding MATE family efflux transporter, which produces MQSNDNSKSVDIMLGNPKRALLRISVPLIISLLISSLYNLIDAAWVSGLGADALAGVGFFTPIFMILVGFGNGLGAGASFAISKYIGEKDNTKADNASIHSILLDIVISIILTVVLLILLNPILNVMGAGQTIGYATEYGVPILLGSILIILSNALYGVFRGEGDSKRPMYAMIASAILNMILDPIFIYYLNLGVGGAAIATLISSLCVILILCYWLYFKKDTYLKPTLGNFNFKKDISMDIVKVGIPASIQLLNNAFFAAVFSALLVYVGSTDSVAVYSTGWRIVIITTTPLLAIGTALISVIAANFGAKNYRNIQIAHRYAMKVSLVIAIVVMILTNVFAGDIASIFTSGGSSARIAPELTSFIAWIVIYYPTMAVGVPSTYVFQGIGKGITAMFQTIMRETGFTLFFAVLLSVVLGYGVWGAWMGIVLGEIVSNNITGVWADWQIKKINK; this is translated from the coding sequence ATGCAAAGTAATGATAATTCAAAAAGTGTAGACATAATGCTGGGAAATCCTAAAAGAGCATTGCTTAGAATATCCGTACCTTTGATTATTTCATTGCTTATTTCTAGTTTATACAATCTAATCGATGCCGCTTGGGTGTCAGGTCTTGGGGCCGATGCACTTGCCGGCGTTGGATTCTTCACGCCCATATTTATGATTCTTGTCGGTTTTGGAAATGGATTGGGGGCAGGTGCATCTTTTGCAATCTCAAAATACATTGGAGAAAAGGATAATACTAAAGCGGACAATGCATCTATTCATTCAATTCTTTTGGATATTGTCATTTCAATAATTTTAACTGTTGTCCTGTTGATTTTATTGAATCCCATATTGAATGTCATGGGTGCCGGCCAAACCATAGGATATGCGACAGAGTATGGTGTTCCAATCCTGCTTGGATCAATTTTAATCATCTTGTCAAATGCACTATATGGTGTTTTCAGAGGGGAGGGTGACAGTAAAAGGCCTATGTATGCAATGATTGCCTCTGCAATTTTAAACATGATTTTGGACCCTATTTTCATATATTACTTAAATCTTGGAGTTGGAGGAGCTGCCATTGCAACACTGATCTCTTCATTATGTGTAATCCTGATTTTGTGCTATTGGCTTTATTTTAAGAAGGACACCTACCTGAAACCCACTTTAGGCAATTTCAATTTTAAAAAGGACATCTCAATGGATATAGTTAAGGTGGGCATTCCTGCAAGCATACAGCTTTTGAACAATGCGTTTTTTGCAGCGGTATTCTCGGCTCTTCTGGTTTATGTCGGCTCAACCGATTCCGTTGCGGTTTACTCAACAGGCTGGAGAATCGTAATAATCACAACAACTCCTTTATTGGCAATCGGGACTGCTTTAATCAGTGTCATTGCAGCTAATTTCGGTGCAAAGAACTATAGGAATATTCAGATTGCCCACAGGTATGCCATGAAGGTGTCTTTAGTCATAGCTATTGTCGTAATGATTCTGACAAACGTGTTTGCAGGGGATATCGCATCGATTTTCACTTCCGGTGGAAGCAGTGCAAGAATCGCGCCGGAGCTTACTAGCTTCATTGCTTGGATTGTAATCTATTATCCGACAATGGCCGTTGGAGTGCCATCAACATATGTGTTCCAGGGCATAGGCAAGGGAATAACAGCAATGTTTCAGACAATAATGAGAGAAACAGGATTTACACTATTCTTTGCGGTTTTATTATCTGTTGTTTTAGGTTATGGTGTTTGGGGTGCCTGGATGGGTATCGTTTTGGGAGAAATAGTTTCAAATAATATCACTGGTGTTTGGGCAGATTGGCAAATAAAAAAAATTAATAAGTGA
- a CDS encoding ABC transporter permease, producing MTKYNKLMKFLGKKIVRFLILLIFVILLSFLLIDMSPINPVKTYISNMVVSPEQVAALESYWGVNEPITSKMANWFGNIIHGDFGNSLIFRAPVIDVIKERFMASLVLMIASWLLSGVLGFLLGVVAGFKKDSIIDKAIKVYCYILQSAPTFWIALIILMIFSVYLGWFPTGLGVPIGTLSENVSFWDWLNRLILPMITLSIVGVASIALFTRDKLIEEMNSDYFLFAKARGESGWNLIKRHGIRNVLLPAITLQFLGFSELFGGAVLVEQIFTYPGIGQAAVSAGLRSDVPLLLGIVIFSAIFVYCGNLIADIIYNFVDPRIRESEEDG from the coding sequence ATGACAAAATACAATAAATTAATGAAATTTTTAGGTAAGAAAATAGTCCGATTTTTAATATTGCTTATTTTTGTCATATTATTGAGTTTTTTGCTTATCGACATGTCGCCGATCAATCCTGTTAAAACATATATCAGCAACATGGTCGTTTCACCAGAACAAGTCGCCGCCCTGGAATCCTATTGGGGAGTAAATGAACCGATCACTTCCAAAATGGCAAACTGGTTTGGAAACATCATACACGGAGATTTTGGAAATTCTCTTATTTTCAGAGCGCCCGTAATTGACGTTATTAAAGAAAGGTTCATGGCATCATTAGTATTGATGATAGCTTCATGGTTACTGTCAGGAGTTTTAGGATTCTTGTTAGGAGTAGTGGCGGGATTTAAAAAAGACTCAATAATTGACAAGGCAATTAAAGTTTACTGTTACATATTACAATCCGCACCAACATTCTGGATCGCATTAATCATCCTAATGATATTCAGTGTATATCTAGGTTGGTTCCCAACAGGTTTGGGAGTTCCTATTGGTACATTAAGTGAAAATGTATCTTTCTGGGATTGGCTAAACAGACTGATACTTCCTATGATAACATTGAGTATTGTGGGAGTGGCCTCAATTGCATTATTCACAAGAGACAAATTGATAGAAGAAATGAATAGTGACTACTTTTTATTCGCTAAAGCAAGAGGAGAAAGCGGTTGGAATTTAATTAAAAGACATGGAATTAGAAATGTATTGCTTCCTGCAATCACATTACAGTTTTTAGGATTTTCAGAATTATTCGGTGGAGCAGTTCTTGTAGAGCAAATTTTCACATATCCTGGAATTGGGCAGGCAGCAGTATCAGCAGGTCTGAGAAGCGATGTTCCGCTTCTTTTAGGAATTGTAATATTTAGTGCAATATTCGTGTATTGCGGTAACCTAATAGCTGATATAATCTATAACTTTGTTGACCCAAGAATTAGGGAGAGTGAAGAAGATGGCTAA
- a CDS encoding ABC transporter permease, which yields MANTEKGSIYNSIGKMNLRTKTLLTIGITVFILIAVVISSLLINSTDITTNFQAMNQAPSLEHLFGTDWMGRDMFTRTLKGLGLSVQIGAGASILSSLIAIAMAFIASTNKFLDGVVSWLIDLFLSIPHILLIILISIALGGGAFGVTMGVAVTHWTSLARVLRAEIKQINTSEFVKLSNRFGKSKFWIARKHIFPLVITQIIVGTILIFPHAIMHEASVTFLGFGLSPHEPAIGIILSESMKYLATGNWWLALFPGLALLIIVLLFDIAGENIKKILDPTSANE from the coding sequence ATGGCTAATACTGAAAAAGGAAGCATTTACAATTCCATTGGTAAAATGAATTTAAGGACTAAAACCCTGCTTACCATTGGAATTACCGTGTTCATCCTAATAGCTGTTGTGATTTCAAGCCTTTTAATCAACTCCACAGACATCACAACCAATTTCCAGGCAATGAACCAAGCCCCCTCCCTTGAGCATCTGTTCGGTACTGACTGGATGGGAAGGGACATGTTTACCCGTACATTAAAAGGATTAGGTTTAAGTGTTCAAATCGGTGCCGGAGCATCAATCTTAAGTAGTTTAATAGCTATTGCAATGGCATTTATTGCAAGTACTAATAAATTCTTAGACGGTGTTGTCTCCTGGTTAATTGATTTGTTCCTGTCAATTCCTCATATCCTATTAATTATCTTAATTTCCATTGCATTAGGTGGAGGTGCGTTTGGTGTAACCATGGGTGTTGCAGTTACTCACTGGACGTCTCTTGCAAGAGTATTGAGAGCTGAAATAAAACAGATCAACACTTCCGAATTTGTAAAACTATCTAATAGATTTGGAAAATCAAAATTCTGGATTGCTAGAAAACACATTTTCCCATTGGTAATAACACAAATTATCGTCGGAACAATCTTAATTTTCCCTCATGCGATAATGCACGAAGCCAGTGTAACCTTCTTAGGTTTCGGTTTATCACCACACGAACCTGCAATCGGTATTATCTTATCAGAATCAATGAAATACCTTGCTACAGGTAATTGGTGGTTAGCATTGTTCCCTGGTTTGGCATTACTGATAATCGTATTGTTATTTGATATTGCCGGGGAAAACATTAAGAAAATACTTGATCCGACAAGTGCAAATGAGTAG
- a CDS encoding ABC transporter ATP-binding protein: MDKLLDVENVSISFIQYTQGLNQRDLKVITDLTLDISEGEILAVLGSSGSGKSLLAHAIFGILPENANLNGKIKYKGKELSQKDKEEIRGKEISLIPQSVNFLDPLMKISDQAIGYTENEDEKKAKKAKQREIFERYNLGPEVDEMYPFQLSGGMARRVLVSTALFSNPKLVVADEPTPGLDEKTVQETLNHFRKMKEDGVGVLLITHDIHAALEVADRIGIFYSGYVIEIAENKDFSGEGENLLHPYTKALYKALPANGFNLTPGHQPLHGEIPEGCPYYDRCEMRFDRCRNERPQLIDLGNKKVRCFKYEEGA; encoded by the coding sequence ATGGATAAACTATTAGATGTGGAAAACGTTTCTATTTCATTTATACAATATACTCAAGGTTTAAATCAAAGAGACCTCAAAGTTATCACCGATTTAACACTTGATATATCTGAAGGAGAGATTTTAGCAGTATTAGGTTCCAGCGGATCTGGAAAAAGTCTTTTAGCACATGCAATATTCGGAATACTTCCAGAAAACGCAAATCTAAACGGTAAAATCAAATACAAAGGAAAGGAACTGTCACAAAAAGACAAGGAAGAAATACGCGGGAAAGAAATATCATTAATACCACAGTCAGTGAATTTCCTTGATCCTTTAATGAAAATATCCGACCAAGCCATTGGATATACTGAAAATGAAGATGAGAAAAAGGCCAAAAAGGCAAAGCAACGGGAAATTTTTGAACGTTACAATCTAGGACCTGAAGTGGATGAAATGTACCCATTCCAACTCTCAGGAGGAATGGCAAGAAGAGTACTCGTATCAACAGCACTGTTTTCAAATCCAAAACTTGTAGTAGCAGACGAACCAACACCTGGACTTGATGAAAAAACAGTCCAGGAAACATTGAATCATTTCAGAAAAATGAAGGAAGATGGTGTAGGAGTACTGCTTATCACTCACGACATACATGCTGCATTAGAAGTTGCCGACAGGATAGGAATTTTCTACTCAGGTTATGTAATCGAGATTGCTGAGAACAAGGACTTTTCAGGAGAGGGAGAAAACCTCCTTCACCCCTACACAAAAGCGCTATACAAGGCATTGCCTGCAAATGGATTCAACCTGACTCCTGGCCATCAGCCGTTGCACGGTGAGATTCCGGAAGGTTGTCCATATTACGACAGGTGTGAAATGCGTTTTGACAGATGTAGGAACGAACGCCCTCAACTAATCGACCTAGGAAATAAAAAAGTCAGATGTTTTAAATACGAGGAAGGTGCATAA